The Cyanobacteriota bacterium region GGCTTGATATGCTCTACAACCGGTTTGATTTGGTCGGGCATACAGAATGCAATGATGTACACGTTATCTAGCATGGTCATGTCTAGATCTTCTGTATCTGCGCCGCGTAACCCCCTGCCTGACACGTTGTGAATCACTGCATGACCATGAACACCAGACTGATGTAACCCTTCCAAAATTTTGCCTAGCTCAAAGGAGTTGGCAATAATTTCAATTTTTTTGACCGGGTGCATAACTCATCTCCACAACAGGTTGATTCCATAGAGGTAAAGGGGAATCCCCACCACAATATTGAACGGAAACGTTACAGCCAAAGCAGTTGACACATACAGACTAGGATTGGCCTCCGGTACTGTTAACCGCATCGCAGCAGGAACAGCAATGTAGGAGGCACTGGCACACAGCACCGCAAACAACAGAGCATCTCCCTGGGACATGCTAATAAACTTGGCGATCGCGATCCCCAGACCAGCGTTGACTAATGGAATTAGTATGGCAAAGGAAGTTAAGAAAACCCCAGTTTTTTGCAAGTCTTTAAGACGGCGGGCGGCAACCAAGCCCATATCCAGCAGAAAGAAGGTGAGCACCCCATAGAACATTCCCTGAGTGAAGGGTTCTAGCACTTGCCAGCCATGCTCTCCGGTGATCACACCAATGATTAAGCTGCCGACGAGCAAAAACACAGAGCTGTTGAGAAATGCATCCCTTAGGACTTCAGACCAGGCCGTTTCTCGCTCACTTTGCTCGGCAGTA contains the following coding sequences:
- a CDS encoding P-II family nitrogen regulator → MHPVKKIEIIANSFELGKILEGLHQSGVHGHAVIHNVSGRGLRGADTEDLDMTMLDNVYIIAFCMPDQIKPVVEHIKPILNKFGGTCYVSDVMEIRSLRCVASL
- a CDS encoding sodium-dependent bicarbonate transport family permease; translated protein: MDVSLIVSNFLNPPVLFFFLGITAVLVKSDLEIPPPVPKLLSLYLLFAIGFKGGVELAKSGITQDVIFTILAAIVMACLVPVYTFFILRWKLGTYDAAAIAATYGSISAVTFITASAFLNELSIAYDGYMVAALALMESPAIIVGLILVNLFTAEQSERETAWSEVLRDAFLNSSVFLLVGSLIIGVITGEHGWQVLEPFTQGMFYGVLTFFLLDMGLVAARRLKDLQKTGVFLTSFAILIPLVNAGLGIAIAKFISMSQGDALLFAVLCASASYIAVPAAMRLTVPEANPSLYVSTALAVTFPFNIVVGIPLYLYGINLLWR